The Providencia rettgeri genome includes a window with the following:
- the ampH gene encoding D-alanyl-D-alanine-carboxypeptidase/endopeptidaseAmpH precursor: MKKSFLKVLSVSALSLVLMACSSKTEKAPKFLQSNDIESSDWQVFEGDRRTYERVAKIVDLYANRIFNESNARGMAIIVIDNNQALSRYYGETAPGNGKKPGPNSLIRIASITKLMTSEILIKLEQDKKLLITDPLQQYAYHGVTVPDNASGQPIRLYHLASHTSGLPREQPGGKWGRPVFIWPTQDNRWTWLKTGKLDATPGTEASYSNLAYDLLADAMVKASGVSYPQLFNHYVTSPAKMTNTTYTPNNAQCARLMEGTKPSPCHNTLAAAGSGGVYSTPADMQKWMQQFLSTDSNLRKVTAAREQGIYFPREKLLEIKGMDVAGHADGLGLGWVYMKPKNGIPGIYQKTGGGGGFNTYMAMIPQQNIGVFVVMTRKDNSKFSKLTIGVNELVASLSTNHAYGKH, translated from the coding sequence ATGAAGAAATCATTTCTAAAAGTTCTGTCTGTATCTGCATTATCCTTAGTGTTAATGGCATGTTCAAGTAAGACAGAAAAAGCACCAAAGTTTTTGCAAAGTAATGATATTGAATCCTCTGACTGGCAAGTTTTTGAGGGAGATAGAAGGACTTACGAGCGCGTCGCTAAGATTGTCGATTTATACGCTAATCGCATTTTTAATGAAAGCAATGCACGGGGCATGGCTATCATTGTTATCGATAATAATCAGGCGTTATCGCGTTATTATGGTGAAACCGCACCGGGTAATGGTAAAAAACCTGGTCCAAACTCATTAATTCGCATTGCATCAATTACAAAATTAATGACAAGCGAAATATTAATTAAGCTTGAACAAGATAAGAAACTACTAATTACGGACCCATTACAACAATACGCTTACCATGGCGTTACTGTTCCTGATAATGCCAGCGGGCAACCTATTCGCTTATATCACTTAGCAAGCCATACCAGTGGCTTACCTCGCGAACAACCCGGTGGGAAATGGGGACGTCCTGTTTTTATTTGGCCAACTCAAGATAACCGCTGGACCTGGCTAAAAACAGGTAAGTTAGATGCAACACCGGGAACAGAAGCTTCTTATTCCAACTTAGCGTATGACTTATTGGCAGATGCGATGGTTAAAGCTTCAGGAGTCTCTTACCCTCAGCTATTTAACCACTATGTTACTTCTCCCGCCAAAATGACGAATACCACTTACACCCCCAATAATGCACAATGCGCGCGGTTAATGGAAGGAACGAAACCCAGCCCTTGCCATAACACTCTTGCAGCAGCAGGAAGTGGTGGTGTGTATTCCACCCCTGCAGATATGCAAAAATGGATGCAGCAATTTTTATCGACAGACAGTAACCTAAGAAAAGTCACCGCAGCCCGTGAACAAGGCATCTATTTTCCCCGTGAAAAACTTTTAGAAATTAAAGGGATGGATGTTGCAGGCCATGCTGATGGATTAGGCCTTGGGTGGGTGTATATGAAACCGAAAAATGGCATTCCCGGTATTTACCAAAAAACAGGTGGTGGTGGTGGGTTTAATACCTATATGGCGATGATCCCACAGCAAAACATTGGGGTATTTGTCGTGATGACCCGTAAAGATAACAGTAAATTCAGTAAATTAACGATTGGTGTTAATGAACTAGTTGCCTCATTATCTACTAACCATGCGTATGGGAAACATTGA
- the lptG gene encoding Lipopolysaccharide export system permease protein lptG yields the protein MFGVLDRYIGRTILNSILVTLFLLVSLAGIIKFVEQLRKVGDGDYTALSAGVFTLLTVPKDIDIFFPMAALLGALMGLGALASRSELVVMQASGFTRLQIALSVMKTAVPLVIVAMFIGEWIAPAGEQWARNYRAEKIVGNSLVVTDEGMWAKDANDFIHIQRINNATSIQDVSVYRFDDQRKLKSVMFAANGEYDSTNQLWVLSQVDESILSSEKKITGSQRLTVDWKTNLTPEKLGIVSLNADSLSIRGLYQYVSYLKESGQVAAVYELSMWKKILAPLSAAVMMLMAVSFIFGPLRTVPMGVRVISGIVGGFLFYVLNQGFGNWSLVYSVPPIVAAILPSLLFLIVSIVLLVKRK from the coding sequence ATGTTTGGTGTTTTAGATAGGTATATCGGTCGAACCATCTTAAATTCGATTTTAGTGACGCTATTTTTGCTCGTTTCCCTCGCAGGGATCATTAAATTTGTCGAGCAGCTTCGCAAAGTGGGCGATGGCGACTATACGGCATTGAGTGCAGGTGTATTCACCTTATTAACTGTTCCAAAAGATATTGATATTTTCTTTCCAATGGCGGCGTTGTTAGGTGCGCTCATGGGGTTAGGGGCACTGGCCTCACGTAGTGAGCTAGTCGTCATGCAAGCTTCTGGTTTTACTCGCTTGCAAATCGCATTATCGGTGATGAAAACGGCGGTTCCATTGGTCATTGTCGCCATGTTTATCGGTGAGTGGATCGCACCAGCGGGAGAGCAGTGGGCAAGAAATTATCGCGCAGAAAAAATCGTGGGTAATTCATTAGTTGTGACAGATGAAGGTATGTGGGCAAAAGATGCCAACGATTTTATCCATATTCAGCGGATTAATAATGCGACATCGATTCAAGATGTGTCGGTGTATCGTTTTGATGACCAACGTAAATTGAAGTCAGTGATGTTTGCTGCGAATGGCGAGTATGACTCGACAAATCAGCTTTGGGTATTATCTCAAGTGGACGAGTCAATTCTAAGTAGTGAGAAAAAAATTACAGGTTCACAGCGATTAACGGTTGATTGGAAAACCAATCTTACCCCAGAAAAACTAGGAATAGTTTCACTGAATGCTGACTCGCTTTCTATCCGTGGCCTATATCAATATGTCTCGTACTTAAAAGAAAGTGGCCAAGTTGCCGCGGTTTATGAGCTCAGTATGTGGAAAAAAATACTGGCGCCATTATCCGCAGCCGTCATGATGTTAATGGCAGTTTCATTTATTTTTGGGCCGCTGCGTACCGTTCCGATGGGTGTTCGTGTTATTTCAGGTATTGTGGGTGGGTTCTTATTTTACGTGCTTAACCAAGGGTTTGGTAACTGGAGCCTAGTTTATTCGGTGCCACCCATTGTTGCAGCAATTTTGCCGAGCTTACTGTTTTTAATTGTTAGTATCGTATTATTAGTAAAACGAAAATAA
- the lptF_1 gene encoding Lipopolysaccharide export system permease protein lptF, with amino-acid sequence MLQLWSENTPEVNAEFHWRLTIVFSVVVMALMVVPLSEVNPRQGRVLSMLPAMLLYLIFFLLQSTLRNSADKGDLDPRYTMWAVNVGYLVLAIVLNAWNTVPMRRMRLKLSKGVA; translated from the coding sequence ATGCTGCAACTGTGGTCTGAAAATACGCCTGAGGTGAACGCTGAGTTTCATTGGCGTTTAACCATTGTTTTCTCCGTTGTCGTCATGGCTTTGATGGTTGTGCCGTTAAGCGAGGTTAACCCACGTCAGGGGCGGGTACTCAGTATGCTTCCTGCAATGTTGCTGTACCTCATTTTCTTTTTATTACAAAGTACATTGCGTAACAGTGCTGATAAGGGCGACCTTGACCCAAGGTATACTATGTGGGCGGTGAATGTGGGGTATTTGGTATTAGCGATAGTCCTAAATGCGTGGAATACCGTCCCAATGCGCCGTATGCGTCTTAAATTGAGTAAAGGGGTTGCCTGA
- the lptF_2 gene encoding Lipopolysaccharide export system permease protein lptF, producing MIIIRYLVRETLKSQLAILFVLMLIFFSQKSIDILGAAVQGNIPSNLVLPLLGLGVPEMAQLILPLSLFLGLLMTYSKLYTESEITVMHACGLGKSVLVKAALVLAVITAMVAIANITWMLPWSSQYQEQVLADAKANPGLAAMVEGQFKTTKDGNYVLYIGDVKGNNFKNVFLAQLRAANEQRPSVVVADSGYMKEDPDGRQVVVLNEGTRYEGTALLRDFRITDFVNYQAIVDHQTAETRSDRVEQKKYAATVV from the coding sequence GTGATCATTATTAGATATTTGGTACGGGAAACCCTGAAAAGTCAGTTAGCCATACTTTTTGTATTGATGCTAATCTTTTTTAGTCAGAAGTCGATAGATATTCTTGGCGCTGCGGTTCAGGGCAATATTCCCTCAAACTTAGTACTTCCTTTACTGGGGTTAGGTGTGCCTGAAATGGCGCAGCTTATCTTACCTTTGAGCCTATTCCTTGGGCTTTTGATGACCTACAGTAAACTTTATACTGAAAGTGAAATCACGGTAATGCATGCCTGCGGTTTAGGTAAAAGTGTTTTAGTGAAAGCCGCGTTAGTCCTTGCGGTCATTACCGCGATGGTCGCGATTGCTAATATTACGTGGATGTTGCCATGGTCATCTCAATATCAAGAGCAGGTATTGGCTGATGCGAAAGCCAATCCCGGGTTAGCTGCAATGGTCGAAGGGCAATTTAAAACCACTAAAGATGGCAACTATGTGCTGTACATTGGTGATGTAAAAGGTAACAACTTCAAGAATGTATTTCTTGCACAACTACGCGCCGCTAATGAACAACGGCCTTCTGTTGTGGTTGCTGATAGCGGCTATATGAAAGAAGATCCTGATGGTCGACAAGTCGTTGTTTTAAATGAGGGTACTCGTTATGAAGGAACCGCGTTACTGCGTGATTTTCGCATAACTGACTTTGTTAATTACCAAGCCATTGTTGATCACCAAACTGCAGAAACGCGTAGTGACCGAGTCGAGCAAAAAAAATATGCTGCAACTGTGGTCTGA
- the pepA_2 gene encoding Cytosol aminopeptidase produces the protein MEFSVKSGSPEKQRSACIVVGVFEPRRLSPIAEQLDKISDGYISALLRRGELEGKVGQSLLLHHVPNVLSERILLIGCGKERELDERQFKQIIQKTISTLNETGSMEAVCFLTELHVKGRNNYWKVRQAVETAKESLYVFDQLKSNKTEHRRPLRKLVFNVPTRRELTSGERAISHGLAIASGVKAAKDLSNMPPNICNAGYLASQARQLADISDSKLTTRVIGEEQMKELGMNAYLAVGQGSQNESLMSIMEYKGSPDPESKPIVLLGKGLTFDSGGISIKPSEGMDEMKYDMCGAASVYGVMRFITELQLPINVIGVLAGCENMPGGRAYRPGDILTTMSGQTVEVLNTDAEGRLVLCDALTYVERFEPELVIDIATLTGACVIALGSHYTGLMSNHNPLAHELLNASEQAGDRAWRLPLADEYFDQITPNFADLANTGGRPAGAITAGCFLSRFATKYNWAHLDIAGTAWRSGAAKGATGRPVSMLAQFLLNRAGLNGDE, from the coding sequence ATGGAGTTTAGTGTAAAAAGTGGTAGCCCGGAAAAACAGCGCAGCGCATGCATTGTTGTCGGAGTCTTTGAACCACGCCGTCTGTCCCCAATTGCTGAACAGCTGGACAAAATAAGTGACGGATATATCAGCGCCCTGCTGCGCCGCGGCGAACTTGAGGGTAAAGTGGGGCAATCCCTGCTACTCCATCATGTACCCAACGTTCTGTCTGAACGCATTCTACTTATCGGTTGTGGTAAAGAACGCGAATTAGATGAGCGCCAATTTAAACAAATTATTCAGAAAACCATCAGCACGTTGAATGAAACTGGCTCAATGGAAGCCGTCTGTTTCTTAACTGAATTACACGTCAAAGGTCGCAATAATTACTGGAAAGTGCGCCAAGCCGTCGAAACAGCCAAAGAGTCGCTGTATGTATTTGATCAACTGAAAAGTAATAAGACAGAGCATCGCCGTCCGCTACGCAAACTGGTTTTCAACGTGCCAACTCGCCGTGAATTAACCAGTGGTGAACGTGCTATTTCCCACGGCTTAGCGATTGCTTCAGGTGTTAAAGCGGCGAAAGATTTAAGCAACATGCCACCAAACATCTGTAACGCAGGTTATTTAGCATCTCAAGCTCGTCAATTAGCTGATATTTCAGACAGTAAACTCACCACTCGAGTGATTGGTGAGGAGCAAATGAAAGAACTTGGAATGAATGCCTATCTAGCGGTCGGTCAAGGTTCACAAAATGAATCGCTAATGTCCATTATGGAATATAAAGGAAGTCCAGACCCAGAAAGCAAACCCATCGTTTTACTTGGTAAAGGCCTAACCTTTGACTCCGGCGGTATTTCAATTAAACCATCCGAAGGCATGGATGAAATGAAATACGATATGTGCGGTGCTGCAAGTGTATATGGCGTCATGCGCTTTATCACTGAATTGCAATTGCCAATTAATGTGATTGGGGTTCTTGCTGGCTGTGAAAACATGCCTGGTGGCCGTGCTTATCGCCCAGGTGATATCCTTACTACCATGTCTGGGCAAACCGTTGAAGTCCTCAATACCGATGCCGAAGGCCGTTTAGTTCTGTGTGATGCACTCACCTATGTTGAGCGTTTTGAGCCAGAGCTGGTTATCGATATCGCCACTTTAACAGGGGCTTGTGTGATTGCATTAGGTAGCCATTACACTGGGTTGATGTCAAACCATAATCCACTGGCTCACGAGCTATTAAATGCTTCTGAGCAAGCAGGCGACCGTGCATGGCGTTTACCATTAGCAGATGAATATTTTGACCAAATCACACCAAATTTTGCTGATTTAGCCAATACCGGTGGACGTCCAGCGGGTGCTATCACCGCAGGTTGTTTCTTGTCTCGCTTTGCGACGAAATATAACTGGGCGCACCTTGATATCGCAGGAACTGCTTGGCGTTCAGGTGCCGCGAAGGGAGCCACTGGCCGCCCTGTTTCCATGCTAGCGCAGTTCTTGTTGAACCGTGCAGGCCTTAATGGTGATGAATAA
- the holC gene encoding DNA polymerase III subunit chi, with amino-acid sequence MKKGTFYQLEQTSPHSELEAHEWLACELAAQMWRSGKRVLVACETQLQAEKIDEALWQRDPHQFVRIIWQGKARVMVHRLKFAGRPKEAQHLAIY; translated from the coding sequence ATGAAAAAAGGTACATTTTACCAACTAGAACAGACATCACCACATTCTGAACTTGAAGCCCATGAATGGTTAGCTTGTGAGCTCGCCGCTCAGATGTGGCGCAGTGGAAAGCGTGTTTTGGTTGCTTGCGAAACACAGCTACAAGCAGAAAAGATTGATGAGGCCCTTTGGCAGCGTGATCCACACCAGTTTGTCCGCATAATTTGGCAGGGGAAGGCCCGCGTTATGGTGCACCGATTGAAATTTGCTGGCCGGCCAAAAGAGGCACAACACCTCGCGATATACTGA